From one Eucalyptus grandis isolate ANBG69807.140 chromosome 9, ASM1654582v1, whole genome shotgun sequence genomic stretch:
- the LOC104420089 gene encoding LOW QUALITY PROTEIN: DNA (cytosine-5)-methyltransferase 1 (The sequence of the model RefSeq protein was modified relative to this genomic sequence to represent the inferred CDS: inserted 2 bases in 2 codons), translating to MARKQGKEKAAVGNPKKASTANKKDRKRSSPQDGEEAAGSRKMPKRAAACTDFKEKSVLIDDKSSLIETKKAKLADEEILAIGLTAGEXEGRPNRRLTEFILYNEEGVLQPLEMLEVDDLFISGLILPLEVSAEKEKDKENAVRCEGFGRIESWSISGYEEGSPVIWLSTDIADYDCLKPAASYKKYYDHFLEKARACMEVYKKLSKSSGGDPDCGLDELLAGVIRAMSGSKSFSNGSSIKDFLISQGDFIYNQLIGLDETSKSDRMFIELPALAALRDECNKHGNFAQAKSASSGKGIVIGSRSIDGEAAAQYGSSAGGAEEDEDVKLAKLLQEEEYWQSRKQKKNQGSASGSSKFYIKINEDEIANDYPLPAYYKNDEQETDEFIVFDSELDMVDIDDLPRSMLHNWSLYDSDSRLISLELLPMKSCDDIDVTIFGSGTMTADDGSGFCLEMDTNQSSPVGSGAQHVDGMPIYLSAIKEWMIEFGSSMVFISIRTDMAWYRLGKPSKQYASWYTPVLKTARVGISIITMLKEQSRVSKLSFADVIKKVSEFDNSHLAYISSNPAAVERYVVVHGQIILQLFAVYPDEKIKKCSFVVGLSKKMEERHHTKWLVKKKKILLKNLPNLNPRGAMGPVLPKRKAMKATTTRLITRIWGEYYSNYSPEEIKEGTGTDAKEEDDIEEQEENEEDENEDISVNPEESPKTGSAPRRSKPSSTHKEVRWHGESMGQTSSGEALYRQAVVHGETIAVGDAVALEIEDLDELPMLYYVEYMFETSRGSKMCHGRMMKRGTQTILGNAANEREVFLVNECSNIALADIKQTVVVHIRSRPWGYQYRKSDADADMIERTKAEERKKKGLPLEYYCKSLYWPERGAFFSLSRDTMGLGSGVCHSCKVREVENEKGTFKLNSLKNGFIYNGVDYLVHDYVYISPHFFTEERVETGTFKSGRNVGLKAYVVCQLLEIICPKESKKXEANSTQMKVRRFYRPEDISTEKAYCSDIQEVYYSEEMQILNIESIEGKCEVRKRSDIPSCDSPMMFQHVFYCEHLYDPSKGSLKQLPSHIKLKYSVGLDTDAASRKRKGKSKEGETDLESEKQRETSQGNNLATLDIFAGCGGLSEGLQRSGISTTKWAIEYEEPAADAFKLNHPESLMFVNNCNVILRAIMQKCGDIDDCISTPEAAELAASLDEKEKSNLPLPGQVDFINGGPPCQGFSGMNRFNQSTWSKVQCEMILAFLSFADYFRPRYFLLENVRNFVSFNKGQTFRLTLASLLEMGYQVRFGILEAGAYGVSQSRKRAFIWAASPEDVLPEWPEPMHVFAAPELKITLSENLQYAAVRSTANGAPFRAMTVRDTIGDLPAVINGASQINMEYQNDPVSWFQKKIRGNMAVLTDHISKEMNELNLIRCQKIPKRPGADWRDLPEEKVKLSNGQVVDLIPWCLPNTANRHNQWKGLFGRLDWEGNFPTSITDPQPMGKVGMCFHPDQDRILTVRECARSQGFRDSYLFAGHIQHRHRQIGNAVPPPLAYALGRKLKEAMDSKRV from the exons ATGGCGAGGAAACAAGGCAAGGAGAAGGCTGCTGTTGGTAATCCTAAGAAGGCATCAACAGCCAACAAGAAGGACAGGAAGCGGAGTTCACCGCAGGATGGTGAAGAAGCTGCCGGTTCCCGCAAGATGCCGAAGCGGGCTGCTGCATGCACGGATTTCAAGGAAAAGTCCGTGCTTATCGATGACAAATCGTCTCTGATCgagacaaagaaagcaaagtTAGCTGATGAAGAGATTCTGGCGATTGGCCTTACTGCTGGAG AAGAGGGTCGGCCAAATCGGAGACTCACTGAGTTCATTTTGTACAATGAAGAGGGAGTCCTGCAGCCCCTTGAGATGTTGGAAGTTGATGATCTGTTTATCTCGGGTCTGATTTTGCCTCTCGAGGTAAGCGCTGAAAAGGAGAAAGACAAAGAGAATGCTGTAAGGTGCGAAGGGTTTGGACGAATTGAATCATGGTCTATATCCGGTTACGAAGAAGGGTCGCCGGTGATATGGCTTTCGACTGATATTGCTGATTACGACTGCCTCAAACCGGCAGCTAGCTACAAGAAATATTACGATCACTTTCTAGAAAAAGCCCGTGCTTGCATGGAGGTCTACAAGAAGCTCTCCAAATCTTCTGGAGGAGATCCTGACTGCGGTCTTGATGAGTTGCTCGCTGGGGTGATACGTGCAATGAGTGGAAGTAAGAGCTTTTCCAACGGATCATCGATCAaagattttcttatttctcaggGCGACTTCATCTACAACCAACTGATAGGCTTGGATGAGACTTCAAAAAGTGATCGTATGTTTATAGAATTGCCTGCTCTAGCTGCTCTTAGAGATGAGTGTAATAAGCATGGCAATTTTGCACAGGCGAAATCGGCATCTTCTGGTAAAGGCATAGTCATTGGTTCAAGATCTATAGATGGAGAGGCAGCAGCTCAGTATGGTTCATCTGCTGGAGGGGCTGAGGAAGATGAGGACGTGAAATTGGCTAAATTgttgcaagaagaagaatactGGCAATCaaggaaacagaaaaagaaccaGGGTTCAGCTTCTGGATCATCCAAATTTTACATCAAGATTAATGAAGATGAAATAGCAAATGATTACCCTTTACCTGCTTATTACAAGAATGATGAGCAGGAAACAGATGAATTTATAGTCTTCGACAGTGAACTTGATATGGTTGACATTGATGATCTCCCAAGAAGTATGCTTCATAATTGGTCACTTTATGACTCTGACTCTAGATTGATATCTCTGGAGCTTCTTCCAATGAAATCCTGCGATGATATTGACGTTACAATCTTTGGATCTGGCACAATGACTGCTGATGACGGAAGTGGATTCTGTCTTGAAATGGACACCAATCAATCTTCCCCAGTTGGTTCTGGAGCCCAGCACGTGGATGGAATGCCTATCTACCTGAGCGCAATAAAGGAATGGATGATTGAATTCGGATCATCAATGGTTTTCATATCGATTCGAACAGATATGGCTTG GTACAGACTCGGGAAACCATCAAAGCAGTATGCTTCATGGTATACTCCTGTACTTAAGACAGCAAGGGTTGGAATAAGCATAATTACAATGCTGAAGGAGCAAAGCCGAGTATCAAAACTTTCATTTGCAGATGTCATCAAGAAAGTCTCAGAGTTTGACAATTCTCATCTGGCTTATATTTCTTCTAATCCAGCAGCTGTTGAAAGGTATGTGGTGGTGCACGGTCAAATAATACTGCAACTGTTTGCAGTATATCCTGATGAAAAGATCAAGAAGTGTTCCTTTGTGGTTggtctttcaaagaaaatggaggagagacaCCACACCAAGTGgcttgtgaagaagaagaagattttgctGAAGAACCTGCCAAACTTAAATCCAAGGGGAGCTATGGGACCTGTTTTACCCAAGAGAAAGGCCATGAAGGCGACAACAACCAGGCTTATCACTAGAATATGGGGTGAGTATTACTCCAACTACTCACCAGAGGAAATAAAAGAGGGAACAGGCACAGATGCAAAAGAGGAGGATGACattgaggagcaagaggagaatgaagaggatgagaatgAAGACATATCAGTAAATCCAGAGGAAAGTCCGAAAACTGGTTCCGCACCTAGGCGAAGTAAGCCTTCCTCTACACATAAAGAAGTAAGATGGCATGGGGAGTCCATGGGTCAGACATCTTCAGGTGAAGCTCTGTATAGACAAGCTGTTGTCCATGGTGAAACAATTGCTGTAGGAGATGCAGTAGCCTTGGAAATCGAGGATTTAGATGAGCTTCCTATGCTGTATTATGTGGAATACATGTTTGAAAcatcaagaggaagcaaaatgTGCCATGGACGAATGATGAAGCGAGGAACTCAAACCATCCTCGGAAATGCTGCTAATGAGAGAGAGGTATTTCTGGTGAATGAGTGCTCAAACATTGCACTAGCGGATATAAAACAAACTGTTGTGGTACATATTCGTTCAAGACCTTGGGGATACCAATATAGGAAAAGTGATGCTGATGCTGATATGATCGAGCGGACAAAagcagaagagagaaagaagaaaggattGCCACTTGAGTATTACTGTAAAAGCTTGTATTGGCCTGAGAGAGGTGCATTCTTTAGTCTTTCTCGGGATACAATGGGTCTTGGGTCAGGAGTTTGCCACTCATGTAAAGTGAGGGAAGTTGAAAACGAGAAGGGAACTTTCAAATTGAATTCATTGAAGAATGGTTTCATCTACAATGGGGTTGACTATCTTGTTCATGATTATGTCTACATAAGCCCCCATTTCTTCACTGAGGAAAGAGTAGAGACCGGAACTTTCAAGAGTGGGAGAAATGTGGGCCTGAAGGCTTACGTAGTATGCCAACTTCTGGAAATAATCTGTCCCAAAGAGTCCAAGA ATGAGGCAAACTCTACTCAAATGAAAGTCCGGAGATTTTACCGACCGGAGGATATCTCAACTGAGAAGGCATATTGTTCTGATATCCAGGAG GTCTACTATAGTGAGGAAATGCAAATATTGAATATTGAGAGCATTGAAGGCAAGTGTGAGGTAAGGAAGAGGAGTGACATCCCATCTTGTGATTCTCCAATGAtgtttcagcatgttttctacTGTGAACATCTATATGATCCTTCAAAAGGATCACTCAAGCAG TTGCCAAGTCACATTAAACTCAAGTATTCGGTCGGATTGGATACTGATGCTGCAtctagaaagagaaaagggaagtcCAAGGAAGGAGAGACTGATTTGGAATCGGAGAAACAGAGGGAAACATCTCAAGGGAACAATTTGGCCACATTAGACATTTTTGCTGGTTGTGGAGGCTTATCAGAGGGACTGCAACGATCCG GAATTTCGACCACAAAATGGGCAATAGAGTATGAAGAGCCTGCTGCAGATGCATTCAAGCTCAATCATCCAGAGTCGTTGATGTTTGTCAATAACTGTAATGTAATCCTGAG GGCCATAATGCAAAAGTGTGGGGACATTGATGACTGCATTTCAACCCCTGAAGCAGCAGAGCTCGCAGCATCTTTAGATGAGAAGGAGAAAAGTAACTTACCTTTGCCGGGGCAAGTAGATTTTATCAACGGAGGACCTCCCTGTCAG GGTTTTTCTGGAATGAATAGATTCAACCAAAGCACATGGAGTAAAGTTCAATGCGAGATGATACTAGCATTCTTATCATTTGCTGATTACTTTAGGCCCAGATACTTCCTCTTGGAGAATGTGAGGAATTTTGTGTCCTTCAATAAAGGGCAAACATTTCGCTTGACTCTCGCATCCCTCCTTGAGATGGGGTATCAG GTGAGGTTTGGCATTCTGGAGGCTGGAGCATATGGAGTTTCTCAGTCTCGGAAGAGAGCATTCATATGGGCAGCCTCTCCAGAAGACGTTCTTCCAGAGTGGCCAGAGCCCATGCATGTCTTTGCTGCTCCTGAGCTGAAAATCACATTGTCAGAGAATTTGCAGTATGCTGCTGTTCGAAGCACTGCCAATGGAGCTCCTTTCCGTGCAATGACTGTCAGGGATACAATTGGAGATCTACCAGCTGTAATAAATGGAGCATCTCAGATAAATATGGAG TATCAAAATGATCCTGTCTCATGGTTccagaagaaaataagaggaaaCATGGCAGTTTTGACTGATCATATATCTAAAGAAATGAACGAGCTGAATTTAATCAGATGTCAGAAAATTCCAAAGCGGCCAGGTGCTGATTGGCGTGACCTTCCGGAAGAAAAG GTTAAATTGTCAAATGGACAAGTTGTTGATTTGATACCATGGTGCCTTCCAAATACAGCTAATCGGCACAACCAGTGGAAGGGGCTGTTTGGAAGATTGGACTGGGAGGGGAACTTTCCAACTTCCATCACAGATCCTCAGCCAATGGGAAAGGTTGGGATGTGTTTTCACCCTGATCAGGACAGGATTCTTACAGTTCGTGAATGTGCCAGATCTCAG